The following DNA comes from Mesotoga sp. UBA6090.
CTTCATATACAACTGGTGTGAATGCTGTTGACTCGGCTCTGGCGATTATGACTGCATCATAACCCACATTTAGTGAGCAAGTTGCAAATAATGCAATTTTGCCAAGACCGGAAGTAAGAAGATGAGATTCGAACTTGGTTGTTGTGATCCAGCTATTAACAGCGTCAAAGTTGTTGATATTGTCCTTAAGCTCGTTGTTGTTGAACTGAATATCTGCCCCGATTGAACTGGTAATGGCATTCAGGGGTGCATTATCATAGTAATCGTACCATTCTCCTAATAGAATCACTTTTCCCCCGCGACTGAGAAGTGCCGAAAGACTCGATTTCTCGGCAGCAGAAAATGGTGTCGTGGGGACTGCAATGAGGACTGTTCCATAGTTTTCCGGAAGAAACCCCACATCCGATGCAAGGCTCACAGAATAACCCTTCATCTGGAATTCCGAGATGAGCTCCTCGTACTCTTCTTCAAAATCAAATGTAGAACTGGAATGGTAGAAGTTGTTGTGGACGTCGTCTATCAACAGAGTTTTTGGAACGATTGGAAAAGATCCGGGCCAGCATGAAGTAAGCATTAGAACGATTAAGACCAAAACAGAAAGAAAGATGATTCGCTTCATCGGATACTTCCTGGTTTGAAACCGGTAATTCACTCTTATTTGCCAATGCAACGATACTGAGCACTTAAACTCGCTCTCAATGCTAACATGACCAAGACTAAATCCAATAAGTCTTCGAGATTCTCTCTTGACCAGTGTTACCAGAACTGGAAATCCGGTCGCACTTGCAGGTCTTTCTGTTGGGCCGTAACAGTACCATGTGGCACTCTTTGAGCTATAATATATGTAGGTAGATTATCGTCTCAGTGCTGCCTCCTAATCATGGATTGTAGCCAGATTCTGAATCTGGATTCTGTAGGCCAGTAAGACTTTACGCGATTGAGGTAGACAACTATCTGTTAATCGGGGGAGTTCTTTGAAGAAAAAGAGTATCGCTTTTCAGGGCGAACACGGCGCTCATTCAGAACAGGCTATAAGAAAGTTGTCCGGGGAATCACCCATTACTATTCCATGCAGATCGTTTCGGGAGATGCTGAAACTTGTAAGCGAAGAGAAGGTAGACTACGCGATGCTGCCGGTGGAAAACTCGCTGGCTGGCACCGTGATTCCGGCATATGATGCCCTCATAGAAAGCGAGCTCTTCGTCCATGCAGAAGTCATGCTTAGAATTGAACATTGCCTGATGGCGCCAGAAGGACTGAAAATTGAGGACGTGAGATTCGTGATTTCTCATCACCAGGCGCTTGCGCAGTGTTCTGAACACATAGAAGAAGAGGGCATGGAGGCAAAGGAGTATTATGATACTGCCGGTGCAGCCAGGGACCTAGCAACTTCAGAGATGCCCTTCACGGCCGCAATAGCCAGTGAGTTAGCAGCCAAGACCTATGGACTGAATATCTTGAGGAGAAATTTCGAAGATCTCGAAACAAATACAACTAGGTTCTTCTTAATGGGAGGAGAGGCCATGGAATGTTCTGGGGAATGCAAGACCTCAATAATATTCACCACAGAACATTCGCCCGGCGCTTTGTTCAATGTCCTTGGTGAGTTGTCGAACCGCGGTCTGAATTTGACAAAGATAGAGTCAAGGCCTTTCAAGAAGGAGATGTGGCACTATCTATTCTTTGTAGATTTTGAAGGAACAGTAGCCAGAAAAC
Coding sequences within:
- a CDS encoding DUF4350 domain-containing protein, whose amino-acid sequence is MKRIIFLSVLVLIVLMLTSCWPGSFPIVPKTLLIDDVHNNFYHSSSTFDFEEEYEELISEFQMKGYSVSLASDVGFLPENYGTVLIAVPTTPFSAAEKSSLSALLSRGGKVILLGEWYDYYDNAPLNAITSSIGADIQFNNNELKDNINNFDAVNSWITTTKFESHLLTSGLGKIALFATCSLNVGYDAVIIARAESTAFTPVVYEANSMMRTPAGPSFSQGSESQVVIVVPFAAAANIGFGKVFAIGDSNIFSDDSELYVPGDYIDIFDNRRLLRNVIDW
- the pheA gene encoding prephenate dehydratase, producing MKKKSIAFQGEHGAHSEQAIRKLSGESPITIPCRSFREMLKLVSEEKVDYAMLPVENSLAGTVIPAYDALIESELFVHAEVMLRIEHCLMAPEGLKIEDVRFVISHHQALAQCSEHIEEEGMEAKEYYDTAGAARDLATSEMPFTAAIASELAAKTYGLNILRRNFEDLETNTTRFFLMGGEAMECSGECKTSIIFTTEHSPGALFNVLGELSNRGLNLTKIESRPFKKEMWHYLFFVDFEGTVARKHVREAVEAISGRCSYFKFVGSYRSANCEM